The following proteins are co-located in the Dyadobacter chenwenxiniae genome:
- a CDS encoding type II toxin-antitoxin system HicA family toxin, whose protein sequence is MGNNRPVKIKDWIRFLETHGCHYVREKASHEHWKCPGCFRTITHRPAYKDIPALHLRTNLATMGKSLEYLYNWIEKN, encoded by the coding sequence TTGGGAAATAACAGGCCAGTTAAAATCAAGGATTGGATACGTTTCCTAGAAACCCATGGGTGCCATTATGTGCGTGAGAAAGCATCGCATGAACACTGGAAATGTCCTGGATGTTTCCGCACCATTACCCACAGACCTGCTTATAAAGATATCCCTGCTCTTCATTTAAGAACTAATCTTGCGACGATGGGGAAATCTTTGGAATATCTCTACAATTGGATTGAGAAAAACTGA
- a CDS encoding vWA domain-containing protein, with protein MNWNYPFETTEFLFIFFFILIYTAYIIRTVRIARQLQTTARTLILKLFLRTISFSLLIISLLGPSFGEADRQIQSKGKDIFMIVDLSKSMDAADVTPSRLEKVKFEMNRFVQNERANRIGIIIFSNKAFIHVPLTYDGAALELFIQSLQTDLLATGGTNICDATELAYSKLMNAADPGGRSKMMILFTDGENNSSCSGALYNNLRRFGIGVYAVAVGTKVGISIQQNGKPLMDKNDKLVISKLDENFLRTMATASRGTYYELNNAKNEMPKLTNDINQAEGTLVDSRTITVVSNKYYYFLGAALVLILLDVLITIGTFRL; from the coding sequence ATGAACTGGAATTACCCCTTTGAGACCACTGAATTTTTATTTATATTTTTTTTCATCTTAATCTACACAGCCTACATAATCCGCACTGTCCGCATCGCCCGGCAGCTGCAAACCACCGCAAGAACGCTTATCCTCAAACTCTTTTTACGCACCATTTCCTTTTCGTTACTGATCATTAGTTTGCTCGGGCCGTCGTTCGGGGAGGCCGACCGGCAGATTCAATCCAAAGGCAAAGACATTTTCATGATCGTTGACCTTTCTAAATCCATGGACGCGGCGGATGTGACGCCATCGCGACTGGAAAAAGTGAAGTTTGAAATGAACCGCTTTGTCCAGAATGAACGTGCGAACCGGATCGGGATCATTATTTTTTCTAATAAGGCATTTATCCATGTGCCCCTTACCTATGATGGCGCGGCCTTGGAATTGTTTATTCAATCATTACAAACGGATTTGCTGGCAACGGGCGGAACCAACATTTGTGATGCTACCGAACTGGCTTACAGCAAATTAATGAACGCCGCTGACCCGGGTGGGCGCTCGAAAATGATGATCCTGTTTACCGATGGCGAAAACAATTCTTCTTGCAGCGGCGCGCTTTATAACAATCTTCGCCGATTTGGAATCGGCGTTTACGCGGTCGCGGTGGGAACGAAAGTGGGCATCAGCATTCAGCAAAACGGCAAGCCATTAATGGATAAAAATGACAAGCTTGTGATCAGTAAGCTGGATGAAAACTTCCTCAGAACCATGGCCACCGCATCCAGAGGCACATATTATGAGCTTAATAATGCTAAAAATGAGATGCCAAAACTGACCAACGATATCAACCAGGCGGAGGGCACATTGGTGGATTCACGTACCATCACGGTCGTGAGTAACAAATACTACTATTTCCTGGGCGCTGCGCTGGTGTTAATCCTGCTCGATGTTTTAATTACGATCGGAACGTTCCGACTGTAA
- a CDS encoding phosphoribosylaminoimidazolesuccinocarboxamide synthase: MNSIPETNFQFPGQTGFYKGKVRDVYSFEKKLVMVASDRISAFDVILPRAIPYKGQVLNQIAAHFLNATSGIVPNWLEEVPDPNVSIGLKCQAYPVEMVVRGYLAGHAWREYSAGKRSVCGVALPDGLQENDKLPQPIITPTTKAHEGHDEDISREEILAQGLVSEDDYEHLERYTLALFAKGTEMAADQGLILVDTKYEFGQLDGVIYLIDEIHTPDSSRYFYADVYAENQRAGLPQKQLSKEFVREWLIQNGFQGKDGQTVPVMDDERVQLISDRYIELFEKVTGNKFQKNNLDNPLKRIENAILRAL, from the coding sequence ATGAATAGCATTCCAGAAACCAACTTTCAATTTCCTGGCCAGACAGGGTTTTACAAAGGAAAAGTGCGCGACGTTTATTCCTTTGAGAAAAAACTTGTGATGGTTGCCAGCGATCGCATTTCCGCTTTCGACGTGATTTTGCCCCGGGCGATTCCATATAAGGGACAGGTTTTGAATCAGATCGCTGCACATTTCCTGAATGCAACGTCTGGCATTGTCCCCAACTGGCTCGAAGAAGTGCCCGATCCGAATGTGAGCATTGGCCTGAAATGCCAGGCTTATCCGGTGGAAATGGTTGTTCGTGGTTATCTGGCAGGACATGCGTGGCGCGAATATTCAGCTGGTAAGCGCTCGGTTTGCGGGGTTGCGTTGCCGGATGGCTTGCAAGAAAATGACAAGCTTCCCCAGCCGATCATTACGCCGACGACAAAAGCGCATGAAGGTCACGACGAGGACATTTCACGCGAAGAAATTCTCGCGCAAGGACTTGTGAGTGAGGATGATTATGAGCATTTGGAAAGATATACGCTCGCGCTTTTTGCCAAAGGAACAGAAATGGCAGCGGATCAGGGGCTGATTCTGGTAGATACGAAGTATGAATTTGGCCAACTCGACGGCGTGATTTATTTGATTGACGAAATCCACACGCCAGACTCCTCACGCTATTTCTATGCAGACGTATATGCGGAAAATCAGCGGGCAGGACTGCCTCAGAAACAGCTTAGCAAGGAATTTGTGAGAGAATGGCTCATTCAGAATGGCTTCCAGGGGAAAGATGGACAAACTGTTCCAGTTATGGACGACGAACGCGTTCAGCTTATCTCCGACCGTTACATTGAGTTATTCGAGAAAGTTACGGGTAATAAGTTTCAGAAAAACAATCTGGACAATCCCTTGAAACGCATTGAAAATGCAATTTTGAGAGCGTTGTAA
- a CDS encoding STAS domain-containing protein, translated as MNYKLEKKEQFVYIELEEPAFAGDVPAAFEETAKGIFREGYHNLIVNMQPVKSVDAAGTTVLKKINWLCANDLGLLVIVTRDDDFMDLLEDLKVPDMQVLPSKEEAIDAVFMHSLENEFGAGDDGYDDEDYDNVSESKEP; from the coding sequence ATGAACTATAAACTGGAAAAGAAAGAGCAATTCGTATATATCGAGCTGGAAGAGCCGGCATTTGCGGGTGACGTTCCGGCAGCATTTGAGGAAACGGCCAAGGGCATTTTTCGCGAAGGATATCACAACCTGATCGTGAATATGCAGCCCGTGAAATCGGTTGATGCCGCGGGGACGACGGTTCTGAAGAAAATAAACTGGCTTTGCGCCAACGACCTTGGCCTGCTGGTGATCGTAACCCGGGATGATGATTTCATGGACTTGCTGGAAGACCTGAAAGTGCCGGATATGCAGGTGTTACCATCCAAAGAAGAGGCGATAGATGCCGTTTTCATGCATAGTCTTGAAAATGAATTTGGTGCAGGAGATGATGGTTATGATGATGAAGATTATGATAATGTAAGCGAGTCTAAGGAGCCATAA
- the gltB gene encoding glutamate synthase large subunit, giving the protein MSQMSEPMVENQGLYRPEFEHDACGIGFRANIKGRKSHQIVADAIHMLERMEHRGATGFDPNTGDGAGILIQIPHEFFVEECSKLGFQLPPAGEYGVGMLFFPGNETMREECRDILNRKAKKLGLHILGYRKVPTLNNTLGEGSLSVEPHVEQLFIKRPDEVTDDLGFERKLYILRQVSARMIKDTVIGVGRSFYYSSLSCRTISYKGQLTTAQLKYYFPDLENESVVSALAVVHSRFSTNTFPSWELAQPFRYIAHNGEINTVKGNVNWIRAGEKSFASEFFTKEEMDMIVPICDRNQSDSANLDNAIELLHLSGRSLPHVMMMLIPEAWDGNEQMDPERKAFYEYNAAMMEPWDGPASISFTDGKMVGATLDRNGLRPSRYWVLDDDTIIMASEAGVLDVDQSRVVTKGRLQPGRMFVVDMEQGRIIPDEEIKAAVCSGQPYQKWLDENKLHVDQLDHPIRTYRAYDDNALLKRQVAFGYTSEDLRMILAPMGQTGQEAIGSMGTDVPLAVLSEQSQHLSNYFKQLFAQVTNPPIDSIRERSIMSLISFVGGTENILTETPKHCRQIALPHPILSVQEFDKLRFVDKDGFQAKTINTYFRADEGGKALERALERICRYATDAIEDGFEILILSDRAIDSDHAPIPSLLATATIHHHLIREGLRGKVGLLVEAGDVWETHHVAALIGYGAAGICPYMAFETLSFMNRKKMIEGEFTDEKLHYNYIKAVNKELLKIFSKMGISTLQSYQGAQIFECVGLNKDVVDKYFTGTISRISGMGISEIAREILVRHKVAYHETPDSKPKLEVGGFYQWKQRGEAHIFNPASVHLLQQSTKTNSYETFKKYSKLIDDQSHKALTLRGLLRFKKGTSIPIEEVEPVESIFKRFATGAMSFGSISWEAHTTLAVAMNRIGGKSNSGEGGEDELRYTPLANGDSMNSQIKQVASGRFGVTSHYLSNAGELQIKTAQGAKPGEGGQLPGFKVDDWIGRTRHSTPGVGLISPPPHHDIYSIEDLAQLIFDLKNANRQARISVKLVSEAGVGTVASGVAKAHADHILISGYDGGTGASPLSSIRHAGLPWELGLAETHQTLVKNKLRGRVTVQADGQLRTGRDLAIAAMLGAEEWGVATAALVAAGCIMMRKCHLNTCPVGVATQNKELRALFSGKPEHVVNMFHFMAEELREIMAQLGFRTVNEMVGQAQYLELRNDIKHWKYKNLNFDAILYKEGDLSVAQFKQEEQDHGIDSIIDWDLIKAAQPALESQDEIYAEFPLNNLNRSVGTMLSNEISKKYGGAGLPKGNIHFKFRGTAGQSFGAFNTAGLRLELEGDANDYFGKGLCGAELIVYPDRDSKFKPEENIIIGNVAFYGATSGDAYIRGTAGERFCVRNSGAKVVVEGVGDHGLEYMTGGLAVILGETGRNFAAGMSGGVAYVLDKNGTFKEKVNMEMVSLDPLNDEDQGILREYLDKHFQYTTSNIAFQLIQNWEQSVKQFVKVLPADFKKALEGRNITLAQQIADKNVVYKDIVVDVVHQ; this is encoded by the coding sequence ATGTCGCAAATGTCTGAACCAATGGTAGAAAATCAGGGACTGTACCGTCCGGAATTTGAGCATGATGCATGTGGTATAGGTTTCCGGGCTAACATCAAGGGCCGCAAGTCACACCAGATCGTGGCAGACGCCATTCACATGCTCGAACGCATGGAACACAGGGGTGCAACTGGTTTTGATCCGAACACGGGTGATGGTGCAGGCATTTTGATTCAGATTCCACACGAGTTCTTTGTTGAAGAGTGTTCTAAGCTAGGCTTTCAATTACCGCCAGCTGGTGAGTATGGCGTGGGAATGCTGTTCTTCCCGGGCAATGAAACCATGCGTGAAGAGTGCCGCGATATTCTGAACCGCAAAGCCAAAAAGCTTGGCCTCCATATATTAGGTTACAGAAAAGTGCCCACATTGAACAACACGTTGGGCGAAGGCTCATTGTCTGTTGAACCGCATGTGGAGCAATTATTTATCAAGCGCCCGGACGAAGTGACGGATGATCTTGGTTTTGAAAGAAAACTCTACATTCTCCGCCAGGTTTCTGCGCGGATGATTAAAGATACAGTAATCGGTGTTGGCAGAAGCTTTTACTATTCTTCGCTTTCCTGCCGCACGATCTCATACAAAGGACAGCTTACGACTGCCCAATTAAAATATTACTTCCCGGATCTGGAAAACGAATCGGTGGTTTCGGCCCTTGCGGTTGTTCACTCGCGTTTTTCTACGAACACGTTCCCATCCTGGGAATTGGCTCAGCCGTTCCGCTACATTGCGCACAATGGTGAGATTAACACCGTAAAAGGTAATGTAAACTGGATTCGTGCCGGGGAAAAGTCATTTGCTTCTGAGTTTTTTACAAAAGAAGAAATGGACATGATCGTTCCGATTTGCGACAGAAACCAATCTGACTCTGCAAACCTGGACAACGCCATTGAATTGCTGCACCTTTCGGGCCGCTCATTGCCACATGTAATGATGATGTTGATTCCCGAAGCATGGGACGGAAACGAGCAGATGGACCCGGAACGCAAAGCATTTTACGAATATAATGCTGCGATGATGGAGCCTTGGGATGGTCCGGCTTCGATCTCGTTCACGGATGGTAAAATGGTGGGCGCAACGCTCGACCGGAATGGACTCCGCCCTTCGCGTTACTGGGTTTTGGATGATGATACGATTATCATGGCCTCTGAGGCTGGGGTTTTGGATGTGGATCAGTCGAGAGTTGTGACAAAAGGTCGCTTGCAGCCGGGACGGATGTTCGTTGTGGATATGGAGCAAGGCCGCATTATTCCTGATGAAGAAATTAAGGCAGCCGTTTGTTCCGGACAACCTTATCAGAAATGGCTGGATGAGAACAAGTTGCACGTGGATCAGCTGGATCACCCGATTCGCACTTACCGTGCTTATGACGACAATGCATTGCTGAAACGTCAGGTTGCGTTTGGTTATACATCGGAAGATTTGCGGATGATTTTGGCTCCTATGGGCCAGACTGGTCAGGAGGCGATTGGTTCCATGGGAACGGATGTGCCTTTGGCGGTTCTTTCCGAGCAGAGCCAGCATTTGTCCAATTATTTCAAACAACTTTTTGCGCAGGTTACCAACCCACCGATTGACTCGATCCGCGAACGTTCGATTATGTCGCTGATCTCCTTCGTGGGGGGAACTGAAAATATATTAACGGAGACACCGAAACATTGTCGCCAGATCGCGCTTCCGCATCCGATATTGTCGGTGCAGGAGTTTGATAAACTGCGTTTTGTAGATAAAGATGGTTTTCAGGCCAAAACAATAAACACTTATTTCCGTGCAGACGAAGGCGGAAAAGCTTTGGAAAGAGCATTAGAGCGCATTTGTCGCTATGCAACCGATGCGATTGAGGATGGATTTGAAATCCTGATCCTTTCAGACCGCGCTATTGACTCGGATCATGCGCCGATTCCTTCTCTATTAGCCACTGCGACCATTCACCACCATTTAATCCGCGAGGGATTGAGAGGGAAAGTGGGTCTTTTGGTTGAAGCAGGAGACGTCTGGGAAACGCACCATGTGGCCGCATTGATCGGTTATGGTGCAGCGGGAATTTGCCCTTATATGGCATTTGAGACGCTTTCTTTCATGAATCGCAAGAAGATGATCGAAGGTGAGTTTACGGATGAAAAACTGCATTACAACTACATTAAGGCCGTAAATAAGGAGCTTTTGAAGATCTTCTCTAAAATGGGGATTTCAACATTGCAGTCTTACCAGGGCGCCCAGATCTTCGAATGTGTTGGTTTGAATAAAGATGTGGTTGACAAATATTTCACAGGAACCATTTCCCGCATCAGCGGAATGGGGATTTCTGAGATTGCCCGTGAAATTCTGGTGCGTCACAAAGTGGCTTACCACGAAACACCGGATTCAAAACCGAAGCTGGAAGTGGGTGGATTTTACCAATGGAAACAACGCGGGGAAGCGCACATTTTCAACCCGGCGTCGGTGCATTTGCTGCAACAATCTACGAAGACAAACAGCTACGAAACATTTAAAAAATACTCAAAACTAATTGATGATCAGAGTCATAAGGCGTTAACACTTCGCGGATTGCTGCGTTTCAAGAAAGGAACGTCTATTCCAATTGAAGAAGTGGAGCCGGTTGAGAGCATCTTCAAACGCTTTGCTACGGGTGCCATGTCATTTGGTTCTATTTCGTGGGAAGCGCATACAACATTGGCCGTTGCCATGAACCGGATCGGCGGAAAATCCAATTCCGGCGAAGGCGGCGAGGACGAATTGCGTTACACGCCTTTGGCGAATGGCGACAGCATGAATTCGCAAATTAAGCAGGTTGCTTCCGGACGTTTCGGGGTTACAAGCCATTATCTGAGCAATGCGGGTGAGTTACAAATTAAAACGGCACAAGGCGCAAAACCGGGTGAAGGTGGGCAGCTTCCTGGTTTCAAAGTGGATGACTGGATCGGCCGCACGCGTCACTCGACGCCGGGCGTAGGCTTAATCTCTCCCCCGCCCCACCACGATATTTATTCGATTGAGGATTTGGCTCAATTGATTTTTGACCTTAAAAATGCAAACCGTCAGGCGAGGATCAGTGTAAAACTGGTTTCAGAGGCGGGTGTTGGAACGGTTGCTTCCGGTGTTGCGAAAGCGCATGCGGACCACATTCTGATCTCAGGTTACGACGGCGGAACGGGTGCTTCACCATTGAGCTCGATTCGTCACGCAGGTTTGCCGTGGGAGCTTGGTTTGGCGGAAACGCACCAGACTTTGGTTAAAAATAAATTGCGCGGACGTGTTACCGTTCAGGCTGACGGTCAGCTTCGTACGGGTCGCGACTTGGCGATTGCAGCCATGCTTGGTGCAGAAGAATGGGGCGTGGCAACGGCGGCACTTGTGGCTGCGGGTTGCATCATGATGCGCAAATGCCATTTGAACACTTGCCCTGTGGGTGTTGCAACACAAAATAAGGAACTGCGCGCATTGTTCTCAGGGAAACCTGAGCACGTAGTGAATATGTTCCATTTCATGGCCGAAGAGTTGCGCGAGATTATGGCACAACTTGGTTTCCGGACTGTAAATGAGATGGTTGGCCAAGCTCAATATCTTGAACTGCGCAATGATATCAAACATTGGAAATACAAAAACCTGAATTTCGACGCGATCCTATATAAAGAAGGCGACCTTTCAGTGGCTCAATTCAAGCAGGAAGAGCAGGATCACGGCATTGACAGCATTATCGATTGGGATCTGATTAAGGCAGCGCAACCTGCTTTGGAAAGCCAGGATGAAATTTATGCAGAGTTTCCATTGAACAACTTGAACCGTTCGGTTGGAACAATGCTTTCAAATGAGATTTCTAAAAAATACGGTGGCGCTGGTTTGCCAAAAGGAAATATTCATTTCAAATTCCGTGGAACGGCCGGACAAAGCTTTGGTGCATTCAACACAGCCGGACTTCGTCTGGAACTGGAAGGGGATGCCAATGACTATTTTGGAAAAGGACTTTGCGGCGCTGAACTGATCGTTTACCCGGACCGCGACTCAAAATTCAAACCGGAAGAGAACATTATCATTGGGAACGTAGCTTTCTACGGAGCAACTTCGGGCGACGCTTACATCAGAGGAACCGCAGGCGAACGTTTCTGCGTGCGTAACTCAGGTGCGAAAGTGGTTGTCGAAGGCGTTGGTGACCATGGTTTGGAATACATGACCGGCGGCTTGGCTGTGATTCTTGGGGAAACAGGCCGGAACTTTGCTGCCGGGATGTCGGGTGGCGTGGCTTATGTTTTGGACAAAAACGGCACATTTAAAGAGAAAGTGAACATGGAAATGGTTTCGCTTGATCCCCTTAATGATGAAGATCAAGGGATTTTGCGTGAATATCTTGACAAACATTTCCAATACACAACCAGCAACATTGCATTCCAATTGATCCAAAACTGGGAACAGTCGGTGAAGCAATTTGTGAAAGTGTTGCCTGCTGATTTCAAGAAAGCATTGGAAGGACGCAACATTACGCTGGCGCAGCAGATTGCTGACAAGAATGTGGTTTATAAAGATATCGTGGTGGATGTAGTTCACCAATAA
- a CDS encoding glutamate synthase subunit beta, with the protein MGKPTGFLEFDRELPKKRSVDERLGDYREIETAPTDSHSKQQAARCMDCGIPFCHNGCPLGNIIPEFNDAVYDENWALAYEILSSTNNFPEFTGRICPAPCEASCVLGINKPPVAIEYIEKAIIEKAFELNLVKPRVPKFRTGKKVAVVGSGPAGMAAAYQLNQAGHSVVLMERADKIGGLVRYGIPDFKLEKSIIDRRLAVMEAEGVEFRTNVNVGVTVKANELLDEFDAVLLTMGSTVPRDVKIEGRHLKGVHFAMEFLSQQNKRNAGISPEVDHRGAPYTNGQIIAKDKHVVVIGGGDTGSDCVGTSGRHGATSITQIELMPIPPKERDSSTPWPNWPMMLRTSTSHEEGCDRHWSINTKEFVGDENGNLKELKIVDLDWQKDPETGRMQMKEVAGSERNIPCDLAFLAAGFLHPQQEGLLTDLEVEFDERGNIKTNGYQSTSNEKVFAAGDCRRGQSLVVWAISEGREAARSVDEYLMGESFLEAKAVSMFNPAFAHA; encoded by the coding sequence ATGGGAAAACCAACCGGATTTTTAGAGTTTGATAGGGAGTTGCCAAAGAAGAGAAGCGTTGATGAACGCCTTGGAGATTACCGCGAGATTGAAACTGCCCCTACTGACTCTCATTCCAAACAGCAGGCAGCCCGTTGTATGGACTGCGGAATCCCTTTTTGCCACAATGGTTGTCCGCTAGGCAACATTATCCCCGAGTTCAACGACGCGGTGTATGATGAAAACTGGGCGCTGGCTTATGAAATTCTGTCTTCGACCAATAACTTCCCTGAGTTTACAGGCCGCATTTGCCCTGCTCCGTGCGAAGCATCGTGCGTGCTGGGCATTAACAAGCCGCCTGTGGCGATTGAATACATTGAAAAAGCCATCATTGAAAAAGCCTTTGAACTGAATCTTGTAAAACCAAGAGTTCCTAAATTCCGCACCGGCAAAAAAGTTGCCGTTGTAGGTTCAGGACCAGCGGGAATGGCTGCGGCTTACCAGCTTAACCAAGCCGGACATTCAGTGGTGCTGATGGAACGCGCGGATAAAATCGGTGGATTGGTTCGTTATGGAATTCCTGATTTTAAACTGGAAAAAAGCATTATAGACCGTCGTTTGGCGGTGATGGAAGCAGAAGGCGTTGAATTCCGCACGAATGTGAATGTGGGCGTGACCGTAAAAGCGAACGAATTGCTGGATGAGTTTGACGCAGTTTTGCTAACAATGGGTTCAACGGTTCCGAGAGATGTGAAAATTGAAGGCCGTCATTTGAAAGGCGTTCATTTCGCGATGGAATTCCTTAGCCAGCAAAACAAACGCAATGCAGGCATTAGCCCGGAAGTGGACCACCGCGGCGCGCCTTATACGAACGGACAGATCATTGCAAAAGACAAACATGTTGTCGTTATCGGTGGCGGTGACACAGGATCTGACTGTGTAGGAACTTCCGGACGTCACGGCGCAACGTCGATTACGCAAATTGAATTAATGCCAATCCCTCCAAAAGAACGTGATTCCAGCACACCATGGCCGAACTGGCCAATGATGCTGCGGACTTCAACTTCGCATGAGGAAGGCTGCGACAGACATTGGTCTATCAATACAAAAGAATTTGTAGGCGACGAAAACGGCAATTTGAAAGAATTGAAAATCGTTGACCTGGATTGGCAAAAGGATCCTGAAACGGGCCGTATGCAGATGAAAGAAGTGGCAGGAAGCGAAAGAAACATTCCTTGCGACCTGGCATTTTTGGCAGCAGGATTTTTGCATCCGCAACAGGAAGGGCTCTTGACAGATCTGGAAGTGGAATTTGACGAACGTGGCAACATTAAAACCAACGGTTATCAATCCACCAGCAACGAAAAAGTGTTTGCAGCCGGTGACTGCCGCCGCGGACAATCGTTGGTTGTGTGGGCGATCAGCGAAGGTCGTGAAGCTGCGAGATCTGTGGACGAATATCTGATGGGCGAGTCATTCCTGGAAGCCAAAGCGGTTTCCATGTTCAATCCTGCATTCGCACACGCCTGA
- a CDS encoding polysaccharide deacetylase family protein, which translates to MFLHHSPFWLKVFFPGFIWRMPTREKKIYLTFDDGPIPDITEFVIDALNQFKAKATFFCIGNNVEKHPDIFQQLIDNQHSVGNHTFNHMNGWKTQDAVYLDNIKKCEEQLNVQTNLFRPPYGRIKKSQSRVVRKERQIIMWDVLSGDFSKEITQEICLKKSIQYARPGSIVLFHDSVKAAPNMQYALPRFLEHFSNEGYTFEAMAMK; encoded by the coding sequence ATGTTCCTGCATCACTCCCCTTTTTGGCTGAAAGTATTCTTCCCAGGTTTTATCTGGCGCATGCCGACACGCGAAAAGAAAATATATCTCACATTTGACGACGGCCCAATTCCCGATATCACAGAGTTTGTAATCGACGCGCTTAATCAATTTAAAGCCAAAGCAACATTCTTTTGCATTGGGAACAATGTTGAAAAACACCCTGATATTTTCCAGCAATTAATTGATAACCAACATTCCGTTGGCAATCATACATTCAATCACATGAATGGCTGGAAGACTCAGGACGCGGTGTATCTGGATAACATTAAAAAGTGTGAAGAGCAATTGAATGTACAAACAAATCTTTTCAGGCCGCCTTATGGACGGATCAAAAAAAGCCAGTCGCGTGTTGTCAGAAAGGAGCGTCAGATTATTATGTGGGACGTTTTGAGCGGGGATTTTTCGAAGGAGATTACGCAGGAAATATGCCTAAAAAAGTCGATACAGTATGCGCGGCCTGGCTCAATTGTTTTATTCCACGACAGCGTCAAAGCCGCACCAAACATGCAATACGCGCTTCCCAGGTTTTTAGAACATTTCAGTAATGAAGGATATACATTCGAAGCAATGGCGATGAAGTGA
- a CDS encoding glycosyltransferase, with amino-acid sequence MLQTGNRIKVSVLVAARNEENNIERCLKSLNELNFPKENIEIIIGDDDSDDLTEELIARFIWDKAQFKCIKITKQIAGLKGKANVLAQLAHEAKGEYFFYCDADIAVRPTWISAMLRHFKEKTGVVVGLTRMKRSNLLADLLSTEWLFALSVARFFSLFKIPMTGMGNNMAVAREAYFAVGGYEKLGFSIVEDYTLFMGIAKGGYDFKMAYHVDILNVSEPVTSFSELIKQRRRWMQGVMQSFWVTKWTLILSSLIVPIFLILSIWFPVEPLIGIGRYYLLITIISLFSIVFLKQYDLWKAALLFWFHMTLIGWIMLANYLLPGKTVWKGREY; translated from the coding sequence ATGCTTCAAACAGGCAATCGCATTAAAGTGAGCGTGCTTGTCGCGGCACGTAACGAAGAAAACAATATAGAAAGATGTCTGAAATCGCTGAATGAGCTCAACTTTCCAAAAGAAAACATTGAAATCATTATCGGTGACGATGATTCCGATGACTTAACAGAAGAGCTTATTGCAAGATTTATCTGGGATAAGGCTCAATTCAAATGCATTAAAATCACCAAACAGATCGCTGGATTAAAGGGAAAAGCCAATGTGCTCGCACAGTTAGCCCATGAAGCGAAGGGCGAATATTTTTTCTATTGTGATGCTGACATTGCCGTCAGGCCAACCTGGATCAGCGCAATGTTGAGACACTTTAAAGAAAAAACCGGCGTGGTTGTCGGCCTTACACGCATGAAAAGAAGCAACTTGCTGGCGGACCTTTTGTCCACTGAATGGCTTTTTGCACTTAGTGTCGCACGTTTTTTTTCTTTGTTTAAAATCCCGATGACGGGCATGGGAAACAATATGGCCGTAGCACGGGAGGCTTATTTTGCCGTCGGAGGTTATGAAAAGCTCGGGTTTTCCATTGTTGAAGATTACACTTTATTTATGGGAATCGCCAAGGGCGGATATGATTTCAAAATGGCTTATCATGTTGACATTTTGAATGTTTCCGAACCTGTTACCAGCTTTTCTGAGTTAATAAAACAGCGAAGGCGATGGATGCAGGGCGTTATGCAGTCATTTTGGGTTACCAAATGGACTTTAATTCTATCTTCGCTAATCGTGCCGATATTTCTGATTCTGTCAATTTGGTTTCCTGTTGAACCATTGATTGGCATTGGACGATATTATTTACTGATCACCATTATATCGCTTTTTTCAATCGTCTTTCTGAAACAATATGACCTTTGGAAAGCCGCACTTCTATTTTGGTTTCACATGACGCTCATTGGATGGATCATGTTGGCCAATTATCTTTTACCCGGAAAAACCGTCTGGAAAGGACGAGAATATTAG